The Rhodopseudomonas palustris genome window below encodes:
- the ybaK gene encoding Cys-tRNA(Pro) deacylase, whose product MSKSTRATQTLDKLGVVFKLHSYDYDPDAESIGLAAAAALGVEPRRMLKSLMAELDGRPVCAVIASDREVSMKKLASALGGKSARMMKPADAERLTGYHVGGISPFGQKKRVPVAIDEAALTEVTVYLNGGQRGLQIEIDPREAVKALGAVAKPIAAD is encoded by the coding sequence ATGTCCAAATCCACCCGCGCCACGCAGACGCTCGACAAGCTCGGCGTCGTCTTCAAATTGCATAGTTACGATTACGATCCCGACGCGGAGTCGATCGGGCTGGCGGCCGCCGCCGCGCTCGGCGTCGAGCCGCGGCGGATGCTGAAATCGCTGATGGCCGAACTCGACGGCAGGCCGGTCTGCGCGGTGATCGCCTCCGATCGCGAGGTCAGCATGAAGAAGCTCGCCAGCGCGCTCGGCGGCAAGAGCGCCAGGATGATGAAGCCGGCCGACGCCGAGCGGCTGACCGGCTATCATGTCGGCGGCATCTCGCCGTTCGGCCAGAAGAAGCGGGTGCCGGTGGCGATCGACGAGGCGGCGCTCACTGAAGTCACCGTGTATCTCAATGGCGGCCAGCGCGGACTGCAGATCGAGATCGATCCGCGCGAGGCGGTGAAGGCGCTCGGTGCGGTGGCGAAGCCGATCGCCGCGGACTGA